A stretch of [Clostridium] scindens DNA encodes these proteins:
- the pilM gene encoding type IV pilus biogenesis protein PilM, which translates to MLVVYLSNRYIRVVDGEVSGSKVNVRAMYYSVDTRGCILNGTVMDVEGFTELIRDLWDSNHLPRKGVSLVIDSNQFTTKVTDVPLQKQKQMMQFVSREFTDVERIEDPVYGYFPLPGQTDKKAKVQTVFATMAPRSYIQGYVELFEQLGISVENVESARGAVLRMVGMISQIKGETCIVQFVDDMTLINVLLYQGLYVYSGRNRLFADPGTVDFSVEIARSVSNILQFAQAQNIPEKVKMVYIAGLEKEDMQIYADSVRQIDSEIQAEWLKSGNDVIFRQKDMKVDDVSKYAIPSAGLIRTDSKTSLMSQIVKDPAKAAKKKKRRKVLVPVIVLAVILLGAVAVLGGRTLYLSGQLRDAKEYNNRADILKACDKYDKANDDLHTVGALNSSLEGLRGSVLAYPRVDSATEQTVASCAAGLVTAEISSYNSVDGVLSFSTSAANVEQIHQFIDLLSQQPIFAAVDYTGYTQDSEGQWNVKVNCMMANRQEEGNDAESD; encoded by the coding sequence ATGTTGGTAGTATATTTATCAAATAGATACATACGTGTCGTAGATGGAGAGGTCAGCGGCAGCAAGGTCAATGTGCGGGCAATGTATTATTCCGTGGATACCAGGGGCTGCATTCTGAACGGAACCGTCATGGACGTGGAAGGGTTCACCGAGTTGATACGGGATCTGTGGGATTCCAATCACCTGCCAAGAAAAGGCGTAAGCCTGGTGATTGACAGCAACCAGTTTACCACCAAGGTGACGGATGTGCCCTTGCAGAAGCAAAAGCAGATGATGCAGTTCGTAAGCCGCGAGTTTACGGATGTAGAGAGAATCGAGGATCCGGTGTATGGGTATTTTCCGCTGCCGGGCCAGACGGATAAGAAGGCCAAGGTACAGACGGTATTCGCGACCATGGCGCCCCGCTCCTACATCCAGGGGTATGTGGAACTGTTCGAGCAGCTGGGGATCAGCGTGGAGAATGTTGAAAGCGCCCGGGGCGCGGTGCTGCGAATGGTGGGGATGATATCCCAGATCAAGGGAGAAACCTGCATCGTGCAGTTCGTGGATGATATGACGTTGATCAACGTTTTGCTGTACCAGGGACTCTATGTGTATTCCGGAAGAAACAGGCTGTTCGCGGATCCTGGGACGGTAGACTTTTCCGTGGAGATTGCCCGTTCTGTAAGCAACATCCTGCAGTTTGCCCAGGCGCAGAACATTCCGGAGAAGGTTAAGATGGTCTACATTGCAGGGCTGGAAAAAGAGGATATGCAGATCTATGCGGACAGCGTGCGTCAGATTGACAGCGAGATTCAGGCAGAATGGCTGAAGTCTGGAAATGACGTGATCTTCCGCCAGAAGGATATGAAGGTCGATGATGTCAGCAAGTATGCAATCCCAAGCGCGGGTCTGATACGCACGGATAGCAAGACCAGCCTTATGAGCCAGATCGTGAAGGATCCCGCAAAGGCCGCCAAGAAGAAAAAGCGCAGAAAAGTGCTGGTGCCTGTAATCGTCCTGGCAGTGATCCTGCTTGGAGCAGTCGCAGTATTGGGAGGGCGCACGCTCTATCTGTCGGGCCAGCTAAGGGACGCGAAAGAATACAATAACCGGGCAGATATATTGAAAGCCTGCGATAAATATGATAAGGCCAATGACGACCTGCACACGGTAGGAGCGCTAAATAGCAGCCTGGAAGGGCTTAGGGGAAGCGTGCTTGCCTATCCGCGGGTGGACAGCGCTACGGAGCAGACGGTGGCATCCTGCGCTGCAGGCCTGGTAACGGCGGAGATCAGCAGTTATAATTCTGTGGATGGAGTACTTAGCTTTTCCACCAGCGCGGCAAATGTAGAGCAGATACACCAGTTCATTGATCTGCTGAGCCAGCAGCCCATATTCGCGGCGGTGGACTATACCGGCTATACCCAGGATTCAGAAGGCCAATGGAATGTTAAAGTGAATTGCATGATGGCAAACAGACAGGAGGAAGGCAATGACGCTGAAAGTGACTGA
- a CDS encoding type II secretion system F family protein → MAQFKYKAQTIDGKKVSGTMNAADQSELHQRLRDGELFLLSAKEVKSSKGIKQFKPKVLADFCRQLSTLVAAGVTLVRALNIIARGEAVKPKERAVYEDMLSKIRQGIALSEAMEAQGGAFPPLMIYMFRSAESGGNLDQVALKMAELYEKDHKLNTKMAGAMIYPKILAGMIVAVILVLTKYVMPQFQELFEQMDTLPLSTRILNSISDFMQSYWYIAIILIVVLWAGAKALLTIASVRLKWHKIKVHMPVFGKLQKTICTSRFARTLSSLYSAGIPIVPSLQIARKTVGNDYIDQQFDNVIPFVRAGNNLSEGLDMVDGFIRKLTDSIRVGEETGSLDNMLMTTSEALEYDADMAINKMMSYVEPIMLIIMGLILAFVMVSVFGAIYGSYDSIAGME, encoded by the coding sequence ATGGCACAATTCAAATACAAAGCGCAGACAATTGATGGAAAGAAAGTAAGCGGCACCATGAACGCGGCAGACCAAAGCGAGCTGCACCAGCGGCTGCGGGACGGGGAACTGTTCCTTCTGTCGGCCAAGGAGGTGAAGTCCTCCAAGGGAATCAAGCAGTTTAAGCCCAAGGTGCTGGCGGATTTCTGCAGGCAGCTGTCAACCTTGGTTGCGGCCGGAGTCACGCTGGTCAGGGCGCTCAACATTATCGCAAGAGGAGAGGCGGTTAAGCCCAAAGAACGGGCCGTGTACGAAGACATGCTATCCAAGATCCGCCAGGGCATTGCCCTTTCGGAGGCGATGGAAGCGCAGGGAGGAGCATTTCCCCCATTGATGATCTATATGTTCCGTTCGGCAGAGAGCGGCGGCAATCTGGACCAGGTAGCCCTTAAGATGGCGGAACTCTATGAGAAGGATCACAAGTTGAACACGAAGATGGCGGGGGCCATGATTTATCCGAAGATTCTGGCAGGCATGATCGTGGCGGTCATTCTGGTTCTGACGAAGTATGTCATGCCGCAGTTCCAGGAACTATTCGAGCAGATGGATACACTTCCTCTGTCAACCAGGATACTGAATTCTATCAGCGACTTCATGCAGAGTTACTGGTATATCGCTATCATCCTGATCGTGGTACTGTGGGCAGGGGCAAAGGCGCTTCTGACGATTGCTTCTGTCCGGCTGAAGTGGCATAAGATCAAGGTCCATATGCCGGTATTCGGCAAGCTGCAGAAGACCATATGCACCTCCCGGTTCGCAAGGACGCTTAGTTCCCTGTATTCTGCCGGTATTCCTATCGTCCCGTCGCTTCAGATCGCGCGCAAGACGGTGGGGAATGACTACATAGACCAGCAGTTTGACAATGTGATCCCATTCGTCCGGGCTGGCAATAACTTAAGCGAAGGCCTGGATATGGTGGATGGCTTCATACGCAAACTGACGGACTCCATCCGTGTGGGAGAGGAGACCGGAAGTTTGGATAACATGCTTATGACCACGTCGGAGGCGCTGGAGTACGACGCGGACATGGCGATCAACAAGATGATGTCTTATGTAGAGCCAATCATGCTGATCATCATGGGATTAATCCTGGCGTTCGTTATGGTTTCCGTATTCGGGGCGATCTATGGATCTTATGATTCCATTGCAGGAATGGAATAA
- a CDS encoding prepilin peptidase, producing MGVLICETILGILVFFTGTCIFSFLNVIIYRVPRQMSFVKGFSICPSCGKRLGPKDLVPVFSFLFLKGRCRYCKASIGIRDTLIEVLGGLLALLCVYKYENYGTALTVFAFFGILTVVAFLDIDTMEIEDGCQIAMVVLAVISIFTMPGISLLARLAGALCVSVPMLVLAVLIPGAFGGGDIKLMAACGLFLGWKITLVSTALAILFGGIYGCYLLAAKKADRKAHFAFGPFLCIGMAIGLLYGIRLIDWYLSLMIY from the coding sequence ATGGGAGTATTGATATGTGAAACTATACTGGGCATATTGGTGTTCTTTACAGGAACTTGCATTTTTTCGTTTCTAAATGTAATTATTTATAGGGTGCCGAGGCAGATGTCCTTTGTGAAGGGCTTCTCTATATGTCCTTCCTGCGGGAAGAGGCTGGGACCCAAGGATCTGGTGCCAGTGTTCAGTTTCCTGTTCCTGAAGGGGAGATGCCGTTACTGCAAGGCATCCATCGGGATCAGAGATACGCTGATCGAAGTGCTGGGAGGTCTCCTGGCGCTGCTGTGCGTGTATAAATACGAGAACTACGGAACGGCACTGACGGTATTTGCTTTTTTTGGCATACTGACGGTGGTGGCGTTCCTGGATATAGATACAATGGAAATTGAAGATGGATGCCAGATCGCGATGGTGGTACTTGCGGTCATATCCATATTTACCATGCCCGGGATTTCGCTTCTGGCCCGTCTGGCAGGCGCGCTGTGCGTAAGTGTTCCGATGCTGGTGCTGGCGGTCTTGATCCCCGGGGCTTTTGGAGGCGGAGATATCAAGCTGATGGCTGCCTGCGGATTATTTCTGGGATGGAAGATTACGCTGGTATCGACAGCCCTGGCCATTCTCTTTGGCGGCATTTACGGGTGCTATCTGCTGGCAGCCAAGAAGGCTGACCGCAAGGCCCATTTTGCTTTCGGGCCATTCCTGTGCATAGGCATGGCAATCGGCCTGTTATATGGGATTCGGCTGATTGACTGGTATCTTTCGCTGATGATATACTGA
- a CDS encoding prepilin-type N-terminal cleavage/methylation domain-containing protein, which yields MIKKLRDKSKNKKGFTMVELIVVVVIILILAAVMVPQLLKYVDKAKQANAKADAATILSQVQADYADARIANETYPSANLTIGEVKIVSGTANVGKDTAGFDVDATGDAKEITKFVYNSGDYMVTWENNKWEVAESPATN from the coding sequence ATGATTAAAAAATTGAGAGACAAAAGTAAGAACAAAAAAGGTTTCACAATGGTAGAACTTATCGTTGTAGTTGTTATCATTCTGATTCTGGCAGCAGTTATGGTGCCACAGCTGCTTAAATACGTTGACAAGGCAAAACAGGCAAACGCGAAAGCTGATGCAGCCACGATCTTAAGCCAGGTTCAGGCAGATTATGCGGATGCCCGGATTGCAAACGAGACATATCCATCGGCTAATTTGACAATTGGCGAGGTGAAAATCGTGTCCGGCACAGCAAATGTGGGAAAGGATACGGCAGGTTTTGATGTTGATGCGACTGGTGATGCAAAGGAGATTACTAAATTTGTGTATAATTCCGGCGATTATATGGTTACCTGGGAAAATAATAAGTGGGAGGTTGCCGAAAGTCCTGCAACCAACTAA
- the hydE gene encoding [FeFe] hydrogenase H-cluster radical SAM maturase HydE, translated as MKDLKYLIDKLKMQRSLTRDEWTALIGGRTPELAGYLFELAREERHLHYGHDVYVRGLIEFTNYCRNDCLYCGIRKSNPNVSRYRLSEEQILDCCRIGYDLGFRTFVLQGGEDGYYTRERMVHLIERIRSMYSDCAITLSIGEKSREDYQAFYEAGANRYLLRHETFNANHYSRLHPPSLSAAARQKCLWDLKDIGYQTGTGFMVGSPYQTMENLAEDMLFIRELNPQMVGIGPFIPHHDTPFSKEAAGTLELTLFMLGLLRLMLPKVLLPSTTALGTIDPKGRELGILAGANVVMPNLSPTGVRKDYALYDNKICTGDEAAECRRCLERRMESIGYRVVTARGDSLNL; from the coding sequence ATGAAAGATTTAAAGTATTTAATTGATAAGCTGAAGATGCAAAGATCCCTGACTCGGGATGAATGGACAGCGCTGATTGGCGGAAGGACGCCGGAACTTGCCGGTTACCTCTTTGAGCTTGCCCGCGAGGAGCGCCACCTGCACTACGGACATGACGTGTATGTCCGGGGGCTGATCGAATTTACCAACTACTGCAGGAATGACTGCCTCTATTGCGGCATCCGCAAAAGCAACCCAAATGTCAGCCGCTACCGGCTAAGCGAGGAGCAGATTCTGGACTGCTGCCGGATCGGCTATGATCTGGGCTTTCGCACCTTCGTGCTGCAAGGCGGGGAGGATGGCTATTACACCAGGGAGCGGATGGTACATTTGATTGAGCGCATCCGGTCCATGTATTCGGATTGCGCCATCACGCTTTCCATCGGCGAGAAATCCCGGGAGGATTACCAGGCATTCTATGAGGCAGGCGCCAACCGGTATCTATTGCGGCACGAGACATTTAACGCCAATCACTATTCCAGGCTGCATCCGCCGTCCTTAAGCGCGGCTGCCCGGCAGAAATGTCTCTGGGACTTAAAAGACATTGGCTACCAGACAGGCACTGGATTCATGGTGGGCTCGCCTTACCAGACGATGGAGAATCTGGCTGAAGACATGCTCTTTATTCGGGAACTCAATCCGCAGATGGTGGGCATCGGGCCATTTATCCCCCACCATGACACGCCGTTTTCTAAAGAAGCAGCCGGAACGCTGGAACTGACCCTGTTTATGCTGGGGCTTCTCAGACTGATGCTTCCCAAGGTCCTGCTGCCCTCCACTACGGCGCTTGGCACCATCGATCCGAAGGGCCGGGAACTTGGAATTCTGGCAGGGGCAAATGTGGTGATGCCTAATCTGTCGCCGACCGGCGTGCGAAAGGACTATGCGTTGTATGACAACAAGATCTGCACCGGGGATGAGGCCGCGGAATGCCGCCGATGCCTGGAGCGGCGCATGGAATCCATCGGCTACCGCGTCGTCACAGCCAGGGGCGATTCACTGAACCTATAA
- the hydG gene encoding [FeFe] hydrogenase H-cluster radical SAM maturase HydG: MYDVNSKHAEDFINHEEILETLAYADENKDNLELVESLINKAALRKGLSHREASVLLACQDPAMNEKIFKLAEQIKKDFYGNRIVMFAPLYLSNYCINGCTYCPYHMKNKHIARKKLTQEEIRKEVIALQDMGHKRLALEAGEDPVHNTMDYYLECIDTIYKIKHKNGAIRRVNINIAATTVDNYRLLKEAGIGTYILFQETYHKESYLQLHPTGPKHDYDYHTEAMDRAMEGGIDDVGVGVLFGLDKFRYEFAGLLMHAEHLEAAFGVGPHTISVPRLRDADDIDASSFTNGIDDDTFAKIVACIRIAVPYTGMIISTRESQKTRERVLHLGISQISGGSRTSVGGYCEPEPEDEKSEQFDVIDSRTLDEVVRWLIEMEYIPSFCTACYREGRTGDRFMSLCKSGQIQNCCHPNALMTLEEYLTDYASPETKALGQKLIDKEVFNVPNEKARAVVLENLKLIREDNRRDFRF, encoded by the coding sequence ATGTATGATGTAAATTCAAAACACGCTGAAGACTTTATCAACCACGAGGAGATTCTGGAGACTCTTGCCTATGCGGACGAGAACAAGGATAATCTGGAACTGGTGGAATCCTTGATCAACAAGGCTGCCTTAAGAAAGGGGCTCTCCCACAGAGAGGCTTCCGTGCTTCTTGCCTGTCAGGATCCCGCCATGAACGAGAAGATATTCAAGCTGGCAGAACAGATCAAGAAGGATTTCTACGGAAACCGTATCGTCATGTTCGCCCCTCTGTACCTTTCCAACTACTGTATCAATGGATGCACCTACTGTCCTTATCATATGAAGAACAAGCATATCGCAAGGAAGAAGCTGACCCAGGAGGAGATCCGCAAGGAAGTCATCGCGCTTCAGGATATGGGGCACAAGCGTCTGGCTCTGGAGGCCGGAGAGGATCCAGTGCACAACACCATGGATTATTATCTGGAATGCATTGACACCATATATAAGATCAAGCATAAAAATGGGGCCATCCGCCGTGTAAATATCAACATCGCAGCCACAACGGTGGACAATTACCGCCTTCTGAAAGAAGCAGGGATCGGTACATACATCCTGTTCCAGGAGACCTATCACAAGGAAAGTTATCTGCAGCTTCATCCCACGGGTCCAAAGCATGATTACGACTATCACACTGAGGCGATGGACCGCGCTATGGAGGGCGGCATCGACGATGTAGGCGTAGGCGTTCTGTTCGGCCTGGATAAGTTCCGCTATGAATTTGCAGGACTTCTGATGCATGCAGAGCATCTGGAAGCAGCGTTCGGCGTAGGACCGCATACCATCAGCGTTCCCCGGCTGCGCGATGCCGACGATATCGACGCATCCTCCTTTACCAATGGAATCGATGACGATACCTTTGCCAAGATCGTAGCCTGCATAAGAATTGCGGTTCCATATACCGGCATGATCATCTCCACCAGAGAAAGCCAGAAGACCAGAGAGCGCGTCCTTCACCTGGGCATCTCCCAGATCAGCGGCGGTTCCAGAACCAGCGTCGGCGGCTACTGCGAGCCGGAGCCGGAAGATGAGAAGTCCGAGCAGTTCGATGTGATCGACAGCCGTACTTTGGATGAGGTTGTCCGCTGGCTGATCGAAATGGAATACATCCCAAGCTTCTGTACTGCATGCTACCGGGAAGGCAGAACCGGCGACCGCTTCATGTCTCTTTGCAAGAGCGGGCAGATCCAGAACTGCTGCCATCCCAACGCGCTGATGACGCTGGAGGAATATCTAACCGATTACGCTTCTCCAGAGACAAAAGCGCTTGGACAGAAACTGATCGACAAGGAAGTATTCAACGTACCGAATGAAAAGGCGCGCGCGGTAGTCCTAGAGAATCTGAAACTGATCCGGGAAGACAACCGAAGAGATTTCCGTTTCTAA
- the hydF gene encoding [FeFe] hydrogenase H-cluster maturation GTPase HydF, whose amino-acid sequence MSLNNTPSSERVHIGIFGRRNAGKSSIINALTGQSLAIVSDVKGTTTDPVLKAMELLPLGPVVMIDTPGLDDEGALGSLRVQKAYQVLNKTDIAVLVVDGTAGMTREDLLILDRIKDKKIPYVIVMNKADLAVPGAASQAALSGKPDEHVIWVSAADSRNIHELKELIASLAPAEDGGRRIVGDLIHPSDFVVLVVPIDKAAPKGRLILPQQQTIRDILESDATAIVVKEDELSRTLETLGKKPSLVITDSQVFAKVSKATAQDIPLTSFSILFARYKGNLKTVVNGARYLDSLKENDTVLISEGCTHHRQCEDIGTVKLPRWIQEYTGKKLNFTFTSGTEFPLELKAYQLIVHCGGCTLNEREMKYRLKCAQDAGVPMTNYGTAIAYMQGILERSIDIFPSLDYI is encoded by the coding sequence ATGAGTCTAAATAATACGCCCTCTTCCGAGCGGGTACACATCGGCATCTTTGGCAGGCGTAACGCCGGGAAATCCAGCATCATCAATGCCCTGACCGGGCAGAGCCTGGCCATCGTATCGGATGTCAAGGGCACCACCACCGACCCTGTGCTAAAGGCCATGGAACTGCTTCCTCTTGGCCCTGTCGTCATGATCGATACGCCAGGGCTGGATGACGAGGGCGCGCTTGGGTCGCTAAGAGTCCAGAAGGCGTACCAGGTGCTTAACAAGACGGATATCGCCGTCCTGGTGGTTGACGGCACGGCTGGCATGACCCGCGAAGACCTTCTTATTCTTGACCGGATCAAGGATAAGAAGATCCCTTATGTGATCGTCATGAACAAGGCTGACCTGGCCGTTCCGGGCGCAGCGTCTCAGGCCGCTCTTTCAGGCAAGCCGGATGAGCACGTCATCTGGGTCAGCGCCGCTGACAGCCGGAACATCCATGAACTAAAGGAACTGATTGCAAGCCTTGCCCCCGCCGAGGACGGCGGCCGCCGCATTGTAGGGGATTTGATCCATCCTTCCGATTTCGTGGTGCTGGTGGTTCCCATAGATAAGGCTGCCCCCAAGGGCCGCCTCATCCTGCCTCAGCAGCAGACGATCCGGGATATTCTGGAGTCGGATGCCACGGCCATCGTGGTCAAGGAAGATGAACTTAGCCGTACCCTTGAGACCCTTGGGAAAAAACCATCTCTGGTCATCACGGACAGCCAGGTCTTTGCCAAGGTTTCGAAGGCCACTGCGCAGGACATTCCTCTGACTTCTTTTTCTATCTTATTTGCAAGGTATAAGGGGAATCTTAAGACTGTGGTAAATGGGGCCAGATACTTGGATTCTCTGAAGGAGAATGACACAGTCCTGATCTCGGAAGGCTGCACCCATCACCGCCAGTGTGAAGATATCGGAACGGTAAAGCTGCCCCGCTGGATACAAGAGTATACTGGCAAGAAATTGAACTTTACGTTTACCAGCGGAACGGAATTCCCACTGGAACTAAAGGCCTATCAGTTGATCGTCCATTGTGGCGGCTGCACGCTGAATGAACGGGAGATGAAATACCGTCTCAAATGCGCGCAGGATGCCGGCGTTCCCATGACCAATTACGGAACGGCCATCGCATATATGCAGGGCATCCTGGAGCGCAGCATTGACATATTTCCATCTTTAGATTATATTTAG
- a CDS encoding putative ABC transporter permease yields MRAYIEERKNEILAISPFADLNYERAYSATSLILMFFLFSFTGWIWEVLIHIIEDGMIINRGLLLGPWLPIYGTGGVLILMLLKRWRSQPLMTMGLIMLLCGTVEYITSIGLEFFFGQRWWDYSDMLFNFQGRICLEGLLIFGIGGLFFIYLIAPKIDNLLQTVSQKAKMYLCVALSFLFVADLIRSFLSPNMGFGITG; encoded by the coding sequence ATGAGAGCATATATTGAGGAAAGGAAAAATGAGATACTTGCCATCAGTCCATTTGCGGATCTTAACTATGAACGTGCTTATTCCGCCACATCTTTGATCTTGATGTTCTTCCTCTTTTCTTTTACCGGATGGATCTGGGAAGTCCTGATCCACATCATCGAAGACGGAATGATCATCAACCGCGGCCTTCTTCTCGGCCCATGGCTTCCCATCTATGGAACCGGCGGCGTCCTGATCCTGATGCTGTTAAAAAGATGGCGCAGCCAGCCGCTTATGACCATGGGACTCATCATGCTCTTATGCGGAACCGTCGAATACATTACCAGCATAGGCCTGGAATTCTTCTTCGGCCAAAGATGGTGGGATTACAGCGACATGCTCTTTAACTTCCAGGGCAGGATATGCCTGGAAGGCCTACTGATCTTCGGCATCGGAGGTCTGTTCTTCATCTACCTGATTGCCCCCAAGATCGACAACCTGCTTCAAACCGTATCGCAGAAGGCGAAAATGTATCTGTGCGTGGCATTATCCTTCCTCTTTGTTGCGGACCTGATTCGTTCCTTCCTGTCCCCGAATATGGGATTCGGAATCACGGGGTAG
- a CDS encoding NAD-dependent protein deacylase yields the protein MYEEEVSKLQRIIDDSGNIVFFGGAGVSTESNIPDFRSADGLYRQQYKYSPEQIVSHSFFVSRTEDFYEFYKNKMMFLDAKPNPAHLKLAELEAAGKLTAVITQNIDGLHQAAGSRNVLELHGSILRNYCQRCGKSYDAAYVKNSEGIPKCSCGGTIKPDVVLYEESLDSRTVDKSIRAISEADTLIIGGTSLIVYPAAGFIDYFRGRHLVVINKSATAKEVGAELTIAAPIGEVMGRIEVR from the coding sequence ATGTATGAAGAGGAAGTAAGCAAGTTACAGCGGATTATTGATGACAGCGGCAACATCGTGTTTTTTGGGGGCGCAGGCGTATCCACGGAGAGCAATATCCCGGATTTTCGCAGTGCGGACGGGCTCTACCGGCAGCAGTATAAGTACTCCCCGGAACAGATCGTAAGCCACAGTTTCTTTGTGAGCAGGACGGAAGATTTTTATGAATTCTATAAGAACAAAATGATGTTTCTGGATGCGAAGCCCAATCCAGCCCATCTGAAACTGGCGGAACTGGAGGCGGCAGGCAAGCTGACGGCGGTCATCACCCAGAATATTGATGGACTTCACCAGGCGGCGGGAAGCAGGAACGTGCTGGAACTGCACGGGAGCATTCTGCGCAATTACTGCCAGAGATGCGGCAAGTCCTATGATGCGGCCTATGTGAAGAATTCCGAAGGAATTCCCAAGTGCTCCTGTGGAGGCACGATCAAGCCGGATGTGGTGCTGTATGAGGAAAGCCTGGACTCCCGGACGGTGGATAAGAGCATCCGGGCAATCAGCGAGGCGGATACGCTTATCATCGGGGGGACGTCTCTCATCGTGTATCCGGCGGCAGGATTCATTGATTACTTCCGGGGCAGGCACCTGGTGGTGATCAATAAGAGCGCTACCGCAAAAGAAGTAGGAGCGGAACTTACAATTGCGGCACCCATCGGGGAAGTGATGGGCAGGATCGAAGTAAGGTAA
- a CDS encoding HAD family hydrolase, whose protein sequence is MVRGVIFDMDGLMFDTERLATVLWNQVGDELRIDMTEEFLDSFRGQNPTAIRNAFLQRFGREFDFDGCMGRKDELQHRYIEEKGVPLKEGLPELLEYLKGQDIRMAVATSTQQSLAEKMLKIAGVYEYFDAVAYGNKVKRSKPFPDIFQKAAEDLGVPMRECLVLEDSISGVQAGKAAGGYIIHIPDVVVVPEEVKDGITAELRSLRDVIDWIEHAN, encoded by the coding sequence ATGGTACGAGGCGTAATATTTGACATGGACGGCCTGATGTTTGATACAGAACGTCTGGCAACGGTTCTGTGGAACCAGGTAGGCGATGAACTTAGGATTGACATGACGGAGGAGTTCCTGGACAGTTTCCGGGGGCAGAATCCGACGGCGATCCGCAACGCCTTCCTTCAAAGATTTGGACGGGAGTTTGATTTTGACGGCTGCATGGGGCGCAAAGATGAATTGCAGCACCGCTATATCGAGGAAAAAGGCGTTCCTTTAAAAGAAGGCCTGCCGGAACTCCTGGAATATCTGAAGGGACAGGATATCCGTATGGCGGTGGCTACCTCCACCCAGCAGTCGCTGGCTGAGAAGATGCTGAAGATTGCCGGAGTCTATGAGTATTTCGACGCAGTTGCCTATGGAAATAAAGTGAAACGCAGCAAGCCATTTCCGGATATTTTCCAGAAAGCGGCGGAAGATCTGGGCGTGCCAATGAGGGAGTGCCTGGTGCTGGAGGACAGTATATCCGGCGTGCAGGCGGGAAAGGCGGCTGGCGGCTATATTATCCACATTCCGGATGTGGTGGTGGTGCCGGAGGAAGTCAAAGATGGAATTACGGCTGAACTTAGAAGCCTAAGGGATGTCATTGATTGGATAGAACACGCAAATTAG